Within Oreochromis aureus strain Israel breed Guangdong linkage group 19, ZZ_aureus, whole genome shotgun sequence, the genomic segment TGATATTTGCAGTATTCATCCGACCgggtttttgtttattttgttggaTGTTGGAGGCCCAGGGAGGCTGAGCACCGCCACTGGTGACCTTGTAAAAGAGAAGTGATGAAAAATTAATGGGAGAAATTCAGCCGCCTGCTTTTTTTGTTCTATTTAGTATGTCTGCAATTCATTATATTTACTCGATATTTTGCTGTCACATTCTTTTACATGATACTTATTGTGCAAAAAGGGAATAAAAGTTGAGCTTCAGCTGCAGCAAGCCAAACTGCATTAAAACTGACTTATGTCTGCactgtgaaatattttaatTGCAAGCTGATAAGGTTTTAGACTGAGGCTGTAAAGCGATCAGAGTGCTCAGCGCTCCGCCACATCGGTTAAAGCTGTGAGCGGTGGCAGACAGCCAGTAGGATGAATCAAGACTCACCGATGCTGCACTCTACATTTAAAGACACCACAAAAGGATTAGCTTTGATTTGTGGTCACTGCTGCTTATGTCTGTGAATGCGCCTTTTGCAATTTATCAAAAGAGAAAGTGCACTGTTTGAACCCTTTGTACCTTCCACCCACCCAAAGCTGCTCACTTACTGAGCAGAAATAACTGAGGGATAATGTGAAGGGTACCTATGGTTGTTCGTGTTTGTTTATACGTGCGTATGCATGGTTCAAACatgcaaaaacaacacaaacaggtGCCtaaagcatgcacacacaacatCTGAACTTCTGCATTCCAACACAAGGCCAAGTCAGCTTCTCCTTTCCGTCACACCCTCTATCTATAACTCTTAAGACTCTCAAACACTTTGATCCCTTCATGCCACCAAGCCAATAGTGAAACATTAGTGGGAGTAGCTCTTCTGTCAGATAGTTATGGATTGTGCTGTATAGAGGATGAGGTCACCAGGCAAATGCATAGCTGCTCTGGCTCACTGTCACTTTTCTAATTGGAATGACAAGCGGGGTCATATTTCTCCAAAGTTAAGATCTTAATCTCCTCAAACGGTATTGATGCCGACAATTTTTTATACCCAGAGGGCATAAATATTGACACGTATCTTGATGTATATGGGATGATGTGTAACATGAGGCTATCGCTGTGTCGCACATGACAGGTGATCTGCTGACTTTGGTACTGACGAGCTCATAGATGTGGTGCAGCGCAAAGGGTAACAGCTGCGTGTGAGGAGGTGCTGCGTGCACGGATGTGGATATTTTATACGCTGTATCCTACGGAACATCAGCATCGCTGCCAGTTGTCTGCTTTATGATTTTCATAGTTAGCAAACCAACCGGTATGATGAAATCTCTGCAGCTGTTGTGTGCAGCAAGTCAGGCAACCAAATCCACCAGGGAAGCTTTCCAAAATGGATGCCGGCCACACGGCTCCACTACAATGGAGCGGAGTGTAAGCAGGGAACAGTGCAGCTACGGCATGAAGGCAAAGGCTCCATTAAGGGCCATCAAATATTCATCTGCCATACGGCACTGAGCCCTTGGTTCTACCCTGCAGTGTGAAAAACCACCAGGAAAACTggtcctgaaaacaaaaacaatgcagtgaagagaaaggaaaagaaaagcccCTAATTATCTTTGTTTTCTCACCAACTTATTTATTGATGAACAGTGGCAGAGCTAAAGGCAATACTGTAGCATATTAACCACCACCGTCATAAAGCGAATGGTTGCCTAATCTGCACAATAAGCTTCAATCATCAAATTGTTCCTGTTCAAAGGGAAGTTTGTTTTCTCACCTGGCCCACATTATGCAGCACTAACAGGTCAACTAATGGCCATAAAGCACTCAATGAGCATAACAATGACATCACCAGACTGACCACATGGTTCAATAACTTGAGTTGACTCCAAGCTGTCAATAAAAACTCCATCAATGAATCCAACCAGGCCTATTCAGAGCTGTGACCgggtttaaaatgtgtttagtgCTGCTGGTGGGGCGCTAATTTGCTTAGGATCCTCGCAGGCTGGCTGTAATTACATTAGCAGACCGTTAACAACCACAGAGGAGCTCGAGTTGTTTCTCTAAAGGCTCTGTCATCCATCAGTGTGTGGTGAGTTGCAGTGGAGTTTATCTAGAGTGCTGTTTGGCTAGGTCTTTCATGTTTTTGAATGGGATTTCCCTTATTATTGAGATGCTGGCTGTGATACACAAGATGCACAGCCTACCTGAATATTGTTCTTGACCATGTCGATGCCTGTAAGGGTCTTCGAAAAGCCTCTTCTGTCAGGATAACAAACCACATCCCAAAAGCATGCCTTTGAGGTGTGGTGAAGTAGGTGATTTGCATTATGGATGTACAGCTGCCAAATCTGCAACAGCTATGTGATAGGGACCGGGATCTCAGAGGAACGTTTCCAGCACcgtgttgaatctgtgccataaAGAATTAAGACAGTTTTGAAGGCATGAGAGGGTCCAACCCAGTACTTGTTAGGTGAACCCAATAAATATATTGTATTGTAATTATCAGGTTTACATTACCCAAAACTTAAATGTAACATACAAGTAAAAATAAACgaagaaacaaaaatcaaaacttaaaaataaagctCTGTAGCATTAGAATAAaagaaacccccaaaacaaaacacatttaatatccttagaaaatgaaaaagtatCACAAAAACTAACCCTTCTGAAATAAAGGCCAAACATTATCAAAACAAAATAGGCCTATTTATGCCATGATATGCAATTCAGGTGCATTAGGCAGGAAGTCATCGGCAGCAAAGGATTTCATCTGagttaataaaaataatcattatatttaaaatagtTTATTAGGTGATTCATTCAAATGCAACATAGAAACAAATTTCTAATGATTGTGTCTAAAAACTTATGTACCTAAGTGTGTGACATGCTTTCTCTCAAATGTTCACCAGAGGGCAGCATCGGTGCATGTTATAGTTCTTAAGTTCACATTCAGTCCTACCTGGTTGTTAATGTAAAGTGGCCTTGAGGAGGAAAATGCAGACAAAAATgtccataaaacaaaaaatgcaaCACAGTTTTGTTAAAAATTCCCAGTGATACCATGCAATATGATACAACCACTCTtaatatgtcttgatgcatgctcaacaatccaggtaaggaaatcccaaaaagttgattctgttcatctggaagttttcagcgttttcagtgggagaaacatttcgtcactaaTCCAAGTGATTGTTCAGTTTCAGctcactgcaggtttccccgactttataaacagtacatttgcataatgactgaagcTAATATCACTGACGAAGCGGCTGTGAGGTCATTTTCCTCATCATTAATATGCACATTGTCATGACCTTTGATCAAATGCATTGAtcaaaattaataattaatcaatggccatgagtaacATTCAAATTGTTGGGGAATGGCAGCAGTCacagatggtgaaagatgtacccttaggccccctccttgattcagagatggtctttcccttttcacataaatggcctctttgactccacgctcaaaccagcgttcctccctgtccaggatgtgtacatcctcatcacaGAAAGAGcatccactggcctgtaggtgtaaatagactgcggagtcctggcctgacgaatGAGCTTTCTGTGTTACGCCATGCtcttagccagaggttgtttgttttCCGTGATGTATTGGTGGCAATCCTCCTGGTACAGTGCTACACTgcattactctgtttgtgtcagggGACCCggtccttggggtggaccagtttttagGCGCAATGTGTTCTGGGGTTTGAAAGCTACAGAGGTGCTGTGTTTAGAGAAAATGCATCTGAGCTGTTCTAATCCTGACACATAAGGGATCACTAAGGGTTTTCGCTTAGGCAGCAGTTGTACTTCTCTCCTGGATTGTGTgtagctttctttaggtgccctCCAAGCTTTGACATATGtgcagctgggataaccacatttactcagggccttcttggcatgatgttcttctgcttccctggccgctctgtctgtggggatggtgttcgctctgtgttgtagcgtcctgatgacacctaTTATGAGCTCCAGTGGaggatgagagtcaaaccttaaatactgaacCGTtggtgtaggtttacggtacacatcaACTTTTAAATGTCCCTTAAATCTTtccccactgaaaacgtccagatgaacagaatcaactatTTAGATTTGTGGAAATCCCTCAATCTAAGAAGGCTAACGTGTcatttttcatatcctccctggtgaacttgGTGTGTGATCAGTGAATTGTGGTACATCTGAGATTTCATTTTCACCCAGTTTTCATCCACATATCTAaaccaatgacttggtggtgttccagcaAAGGATAATagagccctcttttccacttctttcatGTACAAGTTGGCCACAACCGGTGAAATtggggaacccatggcacacTCATGTTGCTGCCTGTAGTACTGACCCTTGTGTGTGAAATATGTGAAATGATGAAGCACTGCTGCCAGCACAGCAGCAGTGCTTGGATTAGTAAAAAACCTTTCCCCCACTGAAAACgcaacgtccagatgaacagaatcaactttttggcaCTGTGAATATGCTTAATATGGTTTGAGAGAATATCATATCAAGATGTTTGAATGTTGACAGGAGTCTTCCATGTAGCACCCACTAAAAAGACTgacttggtggaacttgtttactgacatttaaattaaaacaattaaatgtCAATAAACAAGTTGCAACCACAAAAGGTGTTTAAATCTATTCAATTATCTGGTGAATCTGTATTGTAATTATAATATTTTGGGATTAGAAAAGTCAGTTGGTAACCTTCTTGATAAACAAGTTTCCAAGCGAGAGAGTCCTACATGAAATATGATAAGCCGAATTGCCTTCAATGGCATATTTAGCCAGCAGGTCTGTTTAGATGATGACTGTAAAGATTTCCATTgtgctaaaaaaaacacaagcaaaaCATTTCCATATCTGCTTATTTGCCTTCTGCGAGTGATACAGCTCAGGCTCCTACTGGATGACAGATGGGCAGATTAACTAACATATTTATAGTAGTTTGTTTATTAGAATAACTTCTTGTATATATTTATACTTTTAGAGAGAGTCTTTGCACATTTGCAGTAAAATACAGTATTCAGAAAATACTGTATAAAAACAGTACTTACTAATACCTTTATAGCCATTCATTGTAATTTATGAAAATCTGTTAGATGAGGTTTtagaaatgttatattttgcACGTCAACACAAATGTACTGGTTTTTGTTAGGTCAGTTACATATTAAGCCTTTCAGTTTGTATCAGAACAAAAATGCAAACCTAACTGGGTAACCTTCGTACTATTTGCTTTCATTGCTTGGCGGGCTCCGAAAGtaatttgtttatttcctttgcaTCATGCAACCTTCAGGACACAGGCATGTCTTTGTGATAGGGAATAAATAGTCAGGATTTGCATTCTGCATTACGTAAGCCAAAAAGTtgctttcagcttttcagttaTGCCTTAAGGtgtcaaaattaaaaaagattACACAGTTATTGTTATCTATGTTCAGCGTGACTGTAAAGGAAAATGACTGGAATGTTATTAgatattccactttttttttttttttttttttttttgcattttgctgCTTCTAGATAGTGAAGATAGACAGGAAAGCGAGAGAGGGGAAGAAACACAGCTACTGCCGCGGTTTTCTGCCCACGCAGCACGTGGCCTGTCGCCTGGTCACCCTCTAAGCTAAATCGGTGCCCCACTTATAGCCCCATCTTTGACACAAACTGCATTTACATTTGTGGTCAGAGTGGGCATGGATGTCATGGTAATTGTGGGATGTTAATGGTttgtttgaactgttctttttctaaAGTGGAATGATggtacagcatacatctttagtGACTTtcaaaaacaagaattgggtatgcgtccacactagcgttttcagtcgttttcacagagttgcgcgtccacattgaaacggccgaaaACGCTTATGTTCTACATAAGACACACTAATACGTTTctgtttgaaaacgcatcgttttctctccgttttggcctccggTCCACACTGAGACAATGTTTTCGGTCAAGGAAAACGCTCTCCAACgcggatacatttgaaaacgctgttttcgcgtcgcagtgtggacactgGACAGCAAACCCAGAGCCTTTTTGAAAacaatgacacattttagtcatgtgatgcagtcatgtgaccaattaaactaagatagcggagggcattatacagcagctgttttgtttgctgtcaattttgacagccctattaaagattaatatcagtttgtacatgatTCAGATagattttcttcaaattctttaactctcactcgctttttcaactttgtacttttgtgttactcgcagcaacaactccacctcattgttagtccatttaaaaaactcggtgcttttcctcaacattttataataaacggcagacagaaatgaagcAGGTCGAATCGTCTTGCGTTTCACGTTTTCGGccatttcaatgtggacgcacaactctgtgaaaacaactgaaaacgatagggtggacgcggagcgttttcagacgaaaacgcAGTTTCAAATTTATctgggctagtgtggacgtagccttgtGGAGGAGTAAAGGTGAGGCGCTTGAACTTAAGAACACTGTAGAAAAtactaaataaattcaaacttgagCGCACAATTCTTGTTTCgtagtcattaaagatgtatgtaTTGAAGAAATTATTAAAAACCACAAATTACCATGTCATTCAAGCCAATGATGAATGAATATAAAGTAAAGAAGTTTTTAGTATGCATCCCTGAGGCACTATCACAATTATAACCATCTATTTCTCATTCAACCTCAATTCAATGCAtatagtcacacacacacacacacacacacacacacacacacacacacacacactctttattcattctttaaaatatatgaatACACGAGTTACTGGGAACAAAATACAGGATAAAATTTCAGGAGCATCTGTGTTCACGACTACAGTACATTTTGTTCCAGCCCACGACAATAGGTGCCATTCTGCCAGCTGTGGAAACATAAACTTTGAGAAGTCGGCCCAGTTTATTTGCAAGTCAAAGCAGGGAAGCAGATATGAAAGGTATATTTGTCAGTAACATCTGTAAGTTGGACGTGAGTTGCTGTGAAATTCGACAATGCAAAACATATTCTCATTTGGGAAATAGAAGCCAGAACTTACTTTAATTCTCAGGCTGTGATAAGATAAGATTCATTTGAAGATTTCCTTTTCTCATTAGGATAATGTTACTACTGGATGTAAATCATCGCCGGATGCTTGCTGTGAAGCTTCTGTTTTATGGGATATTCCTCAGCAACCACATAAGTGAGGGTGGTAAgttcaacaaaataaaatctagCTTAAAAGATTTCTCAATATATTTTAGGCATATTTTTCATGTTGTCAGTTTTCACAGGCCAAAATGGAGACTGCACACCCAAGAATACCCTCTTTATCAGTCCTGAAGCACCAACTCCACAGTATTTTCCATCACGTAAGTTCAAAAATAATGAAGCAAAAAATAATCGTCTTTGAAAGattcaaagaaaacaatagtaccatgtgtttttaaaaatgattattaaataaataagaataaatataataaataattattatattttagaAACTATCTACCAAAAGGACAATGGAACTAAACTCTGTTTCAACATCCAGCCAAACAATAACCCTGCAGGTACAGTTatctaatttttgttttttatatttcgGACTGTTGGTGAAAAAAGTTGTCTTGGGTATTTGCTAAAAGTGTTTGATTGTTTCTGTATTTGTCTTAGGTTGTTGTAGAGAAAACAATTTCAACTGTAGCATTAAAGTAAAAATTGAAGGACCAGGCAAATACATCCTAAATGCAACTGAAGAGATTTTATCTAAGCAAGATATTGTGGTGATGGAGAATCCACAGTATAATTATTCATGCATGCCATCACAGCTCTACAACAGCAGCAGCCCTGGTAAGCCTCTAAGACATGAGACTGCCCATAATGGTCAAAACTTTCAGTTTATTTGAAAAGGTTTCCAACCAATCATCTGatgcactttttattttgttgcagGTTTTCTTTATCAGGTCTACCGCTGCTTGAATGAAAGTAAATTCACAAACACTTTCCTCTTAATTTCTACATGAAACAATGTGACAGCGGTGACAGTGCACAAGTTCTAATTTCATACTTTTATGTGTTGAAGGTACCAAAAGCGTTAGAGTGAATGCTGACAATTGTTCAGATAATTCAGCCAATACTGGAGTGGTTTGCAAAGGTATTATAGGTTGTTTATTTAACaggatcattaaaaaaaacaaaaacattttagtaAGTACTGTGATAATAACAGAGCACGGTGTTGAAAATCTAATTACTGCTTTTTTCCATGAATGTTTGTATGTGCCTGTGCTATGCAGATGTAACAGAAACACACTACGTTATCTTCAAGaataaaacctgtgtgttaTGTAAGAAACCAGTCTTGAAAAGTCTAGACAAAGAGATTAATTATACCCTGACGGAAATTCCTACCAGCCCAGACAAAGCAAAGTAAATATCTCAGTTTTCTATAGaacaatagcagcaaataaataCACGCTTTTAAAATCTGCTCTAAAAAATTAACGGTGTGTCTGCGTTACAGAGATGCCATGAATGTTCTACCATGCTTGTTGAAACACCTGGGTAATGccagcacagcagcagtgaAAATGGGCAACATTACAGGACTGATTGCCAAACTGCCCCAGGAAAACCAAACCAACATGAACTTTGCCTTCACAGAAAACTCTGGAGTAAATGTaaggtgtttgtgtgacacaatTTTATGACCTTcaattaataatattattttgttcttttgttatttttttgttttactaataaaactttaatatttttaaaagtctgtTGAAGAAGAAAACAGCCATTCTTTGACGGGCCCATATCGTTTAATGAAAATTCCTAAAGAGGCCAGCAAAATGGCGGTGGAAAGAAATGGCTCATTTCTTGGGATTCTGCTTTTTCCAGAAATGCATGCGGTAATAGTACAGCTCAACTAATTACTCATGATctttataaaatgtataaacataATGACCAAGCCTGATCTATtaacaatattttaatattaacaggACGACAACAGTAAATACTATTTAAACAGTGAGATAGTGGGAATAGAAATGGGGGCAAAAATACAAAACCTTTCACAACCCATCGAGATTCAGTACAGTAATGTGGACAAGGTAAGTGTGATGTCATAACAGACATAATGATCATTTTAAGTTCAGAGGGAAACTTGTTCTG encodes:
- the LOC120432764 gene encoding adhesion G-protein coupled receptor G5-like isoform X1, whose translation is MLLLDVNHRRMLAVKLLFYGIFLSNHISEGVFTGQNGDCTPKNTLFISPEAPTPQYFPSQTIYQKDNGTKLCFNIQPNNNPAGCCRENNFNCSIKVKIEGPGKYILNATEEILSKQDIVVMENPQYNYSCMPSQLYNSSSPGFLYQVYRCLNESTKSVRVNADNCSDNSANTGVVCKDVTETHYVIFKNKTCVLCKKPVLKSLDKEINYTLTEIPTSPDKAKDAMNVLPCLLKHLGNASTAAVKMGNITGLIAKLPQENQTNMNFAFTENSGVNSVEEENSHSLTGPYRLMKIPKEASKMAVERNGSFLGILLFPEMHADDNSKYYLNSEIVGIEMGAKIQNLSQPIEIQYSNVDKKGANASCISWDGNSTDANGKSLWITDGCQTVETNNSITCQCTHLTFFAILMSPPPANISASDVNSLTYITSIGCGLSLFFLIVGLFMHVLVRKGKASEATKILMNLFVAMLILNLSFLTNESISNLGIKGACVAIAAALHYGMLATFTWFFMQALHLYLSLRRICTEVKHYMLKIYVTGWVIPAVVVIALLASQKYNSININTNEGKAATMCWISDAGIHQWVNIGYYALVFVFTLSVFIVTVRQIVLMPKAGKAQDNSSIKSNTSTILGLFLLLGITWAFAFFSYGPLLLASYYIFTILNSFQGFFLFIYYYKSSKIIGDGKIHTQSSSTATSKTAVTSPYG
- the LOC120432764 gene encoding adhesion G-protein coupled receptor G5-like isoform X2 — translated: MLLLDVNHRRMLAVKLLFYGIFLSNHISEGGQNGDCTPKNTLFISPEAPTPQYFPSQTIYQKDNGTKLCFNIQPNNNPAGCCRENNFNCSIKVKIEGPGKYILNATEEILSKQDIVVMENPQYNYSCMPSQLYNSSSPGFLYQVYRCLNESTKSVRVNADNCSDNSANTGVVCKDVTETHYVIFKNKTCVLCKKPVLKSLDKEINYTLTEIPTSPDKAKDAMNVLPCLLKHLGNASTAAVKMGNITGLIAKLPQENQTNMNFAFTENSGVNSVEEENSHSLTGPYRLMKIPKEASKMAVERNGSFLGILLFPEMHADDNSKYYLNSEIVGIEMGAKIQNLSQPIEIQYSNVDKKGANASCISWDGNSTDANGKSLWITDGCQTVETNNSITCQCTHLTFFAILMSPPPANISASDVNSLTYITSIGCGLSLFFLIVGLFMHVLVRKGKASEATKILMNLFVAMLILNLSFLTNESISNLGIKGACVAIAAALHYGMLATFTWFFMQALHLYLSLRRICTEVKHYMLKIYVTGWVIPAVVVIALLASQKYNSININTNEGKAATMCWISDAGIHQWVNIGYYALVFVFTLSVFIVTVRQIVLMPKAGKAQDNSSIKSNTSTILGLFLLLGITWAFAFFSYGPLLLASYYIFTILNSFQGFFLFIYYYKSSKIIGDGKIHTQSSSTATSKTAVTSPYG